From a single Nostoc sp. MS1 genomic region:
- a CDS encoding pentapeptide repeat-containing protein, producing MANSEHLALLQAGAVRWTEWRQTNPQIAPDLSTANLQQNNLRGANLQGANLSRVDLSYALLVRANLSRADLSSANLHQAKLSDANLSSANFSVANLSQAVLIQADLSHVNLIGSDLSGAKLRGAILAKANLIGTDLSGADLRDADLGEGKLIRSNLSFANLISAHLSTADFSEANLYEAEIIGAYLYKANFYKANLHKAHLGSAYLFRANLTEADLRGADLSWANLVNANLGGANLSGANLRGAKLNGANLNGANLQDAIMPSLEVCK from the coding sequence ATGGCAAATTCAGAGCATCTAGCTTTATTACAAGCTGGTGCAGTGAGATGGACGGAGTGGAGACAAACAAATCCGCAAATTGCACCAGACCTCAGCACCGCTAACTTACAACAAAATAATCTCAGAGGTGCAAACCTCCAAGGGGCTAACTTGAGTCGGGTAGATTTAAGCTATGCTTTGCTTGTACGCGCTAACCTTAGTCGTGCTGACTTAAGTAGTGCGAATCTACATCAAGCTAAACTTAGTGATGCTAACCTCAGTTCAGCTAATTTTAGTGTGGCTAACTTGAGCCAAGCTGTGCTGATACAGGCAGATTTGAGCCATGTTAATCTGATTGGTTCTGATTTGAGTGGAGCAAAACTCAGAGGCGCTATTTTGGCAAAAGCAAACTTGATTGGTACTGACTTGAGCGGTGCTGATTTGAGAGATGCTGATTTAGGTGAAGGAAAACTCATTCGCTCTAATCTCAGTTTTGCCAATCTTATTTCTGCACATCTGAGTACGGCTGATTTCAGCGAGGCGAATTTATATGAAGCAGAAATTATAGGCGCTTATCTCTACAAAGCCAACTTCTACAAAGCTAATTTACATAAAGCTCATTTAGGTAGTGCATACCTATTTCGAGCTAACTTAACCGAAGCTGACTTGAGAGGCGCTGACCTATCATGGGCTAACCTTGTCAACGCTAATTTAGGAGGGGCTAATCTAAGTGGCGCTAACCTCAGAGGTGCTAAATTAAACGGTGCTAACCTCAATGGAGCGAATCTTCAAGATGCGATTATGCCTAGTTTAGAAGTATGCAAATGA
- a CDS encoding cadmium resistance transporter: MNELFTAFSTGIVAFIATNIDDIVILLLFFSQVNANFRPWQIVAGQYLGFTALIFFSLPGFLGGIVLPPRWIGLLGLIPIIIGISTLVNREEATEEFQPDITPSKPATLAEVLTPQAYGVAAITIANGSDNVSVYLPLFANSNLVDFFVIICSFIILLGIWCYIAYKLAYQKTIANILTRYSSQVIPFVLMGLGSFIILKSQSLSLFKLVITYICLVILLKKDDFAEEVGEKSQE, from the coding sequence ATGAATGAATTATTCACTGCCTTTAGTACAGGAATAGTTGCGTTCATTGCCACAAATATTGATGATATTGTCATTCTATTGTTGTTTTTTTCTCAAGTAAATGCTAACTTTCGTCCTTGGCAAATAGTAGCTGGTCAGTATCTAGGTTTTACAGCGTTAATATTTTTTAGTCTTCCGGGATTTTTGGGAGGCATAGTTTTACCACCACGTTGGATTGGATTATTAGGTTTAATACCTATTATCATAGGTATTAGCACTTTAGTAAATCGAGAAGAAGCTACAGAAGAATTTCAGCCAGATATAACACCATCTAAACCCGCGACACTTGCTGAAGTACTAACTCCTCAAGCCTATGGTGTAGCTGCTATAACTATTGCCAACGGCAGTGATAATGTGAGTGTATATTTGCCCTTATTTGCCAACAGTAATCTAGTAGATTTTTTTGTAATTATCTGCTCATTTATTATACTTTTAGGTATTTGGTGCTACATAGCATATAAATTAGCTTACCAAAAAACTATAGCCAATATCCTAACTCGCTACAGTAGCCAAGTTATACCCTTCGTCTTAATGGGATTAGGAAGTTTTATTATTTTAAAAAGTCAATCATTGAGCTTATTTAAATTGGTTATTACTTATATTTGCCTAGTAATTCTCTTAAAAAAAGATGATTTTGCTGAAGAGGTTGGAGAAAAATCACAAGAATAA
- a CDS encoding cadmium resistance transporter produces MNQLVTAFTESLVAFAVTNIDDILILLLLFSQVDINFRRRHIWLGQFLGFTIIILASLPGFFGGLFIQRELIGLLGILPIIIGIKQLVKPDNENTQIQAVTTEFKESYPANPVLSFILSILHPHTYKVAAVTVANGGDNISIYIPLFAGQNLIRLGVILGVFFVMVAVWCAIADLLSRQTAIAYILSLHGKNFVPFILIGLGLFIMYERGTFTWLLNLKL; encoded by the coding sequence ATGAATCAGTTAGTAACGGCTTTTACGGAAAGTCTGGTTGCCTTCGCAGTCACAAATATTGATGACATTCTTATTTTACTGCTACTTTTCTCACAAGTAGATATTAATTTCCGTCGTCGTCATATTTGGCTTGGTCAGTTTCTTGGTTTTACGATCATCATTTTAGCCAGTCTTCCAGGATTTTTTGGTGGCTTATTTATTCAAAGAGAATTAATAGGTTTATTAGGAATATTACCAATAATTATAGGTATCAAACAGTTAGTTAAACCAGACAATGAGAATACACAAATACAAGCAGTAACTACTGAGTTTAAAGAGTCTTATCCTGCTAATCCTGTGTTGTCATTTATATTGAGTATTTTGCATCCTCATACTTATAAAGTAGCTGCGGTGACAGTTGCTAATGGTGGCGATAATATCAGCATTTATATTCCTTTATTTGCTGGTCAAAATTTGATCAGATTAGGAGTAATCTTAGGCGTGTTTTTTGTCATGGTGGCTGTGTGGTGCGCCATTGCTGACTTGTTGAGTCGTCAAACTGCGATCGCTTATATTTTAAGCCTTCATGGTAAAAATTTTGTTCCCTTTATTTTGATAGGTTTGGGGCTATTTATCATGTATGAAAGAGGTACATTTACTTGGCTGCTTAACCTGAAGCTTTGA
- a CDS encoding sulfite exporter TauE/SafE family protein: MDYLLLPFLSFLVGIIVGLTGIGGASLITPMLIFIFQVPPSIAVSSDVVAATLMKVVGSVKHWQQETLDKEAVKWLALGSVPGSLSGVAILHLIKHTGEHNLDHILLRLLGVTILLITLLALVQLLLMTFFPKFSLPELPKFDLTTTWGRIFTITIGAVLGCVVGLTSVSSGSLFALVLIGFFRLDARKLVGTDISQAAILLLFTSLGHLSLGTVDWSLVLPIWLGSVPGVLLGAKVCQITPQRPLRFIIYAILMMVSWKLVYQV, encoded by the coding sequence ATGGATTATTTGTTGCTACCATTTTTAAGCTTCTTAGTTGGCATTATCGTGGGGTTAACGGGTATTGGTGGAGCCTCTTTAATTACTCCGATGTTGATTTTTATCTTTCAAGTACCGCCTTCAATTGCCGTTAGTTCCGATGTTGTAGCTGCTACTTTAATGAAAGTAGTAGGTAGTGTTAAGCATTGGCAACAAGAAACCCTAGACAAAGAAGCTGTAAAATGGCTAGCGTTAGGAAGCGTTCCAGGTTCACTATCTGGTGTAGCAATTCTGCATCTAATTAAACATACTGGTGAACATAATTTAGATCATATTTTGCTACGTTTACTTGGGGTAACAATTCTATTAATAACGTTGTTAGCGTTAGTACAATTGTTGCTAATGACTTTCTTTCCTAAATTTAGTTTACCCGAACTACCAAAATTTGATTTAACTACTACTTGGGGTCGCATTTTTACTATCACTATAGGAGCCGTTTTAGGATGCGTAGTTGGTTTAACTAGCGTTTCTTCAGGCTCATTATTTGCTCTAGTGCTAATTGGATTTTTCCGTCTTGATGCTCGTAAATTAGTAGGAACTGACATTTCTCAAGCAGCAATTTTATTGTTGTTCACATCGCTAGGACATCTCAGTTTGGGAACAGTTGATTGGAGTTTAGTATTGCCTATTTGGCTAGGTTCTGTTCCTGGGGTATTACTAGGTGCAAAAGTATGTCAAATTACACCTCAACGCCCTCTAAGATTTATCATTTATGCAATTTTAATGATGGTTAGTTGGAAGTTAGTTTATCAGGTGTAA
- a CDS encoding MetQ/NlpA family ABC transporter substrate-binding protein, translated as MNKRWKLKQFKNKKPYKFSILIISIMNTRRFFLTALGSLTASFIFASCSQQSAQTPTNNTQTISQKEQKEVIKVGVTGIISQDILKFVNKNLAEKEGLEIQVVTFNDWIQPNTALRDQVIDANFFQHRPFMNNAVKELKINLVPLNTIYLNTLGLFSKKFKSINEIPQNATVTIANDVINNDRGLRLLAANGLIKLKENAPQFVTQRDIAANPKNLRIKEVEGVQVVRAINDVDFIVSSAQTVALAGIEPNSMGKETAKDKKYALALVTLQGRENEPKIQKLNQLLVHPSVKEFINNEYKGRLIPVF; from the coding sequence TTGAACAAACGCTGGAAGTTGAAGCAATTTAAAAATAAAAAACCCTATAAATTTAGTATATTGATTATAAGTATTATGAATACACGCAGATTTTTCCTAACAGCTTTAGGTTCTCTTACTGCTTCTTTCATCTTTGCAAGTTGTAGCCAGCAATCTGCTCAAACTCCCACTAACAATACACAAACCATTAGCCAGAAGGAGCAGAAAGAAGTAATTAAAGTTGGGGTGACTGGTATAATTTCTCAGGATATTTTGAAATTTGTCAATAAAAATTTAGCTGAAAAAGAAGGCTTAGAAATTCAAGTTGTCACTTTTAACGATTGGATACAACCCAATACAGCCTTGCGCGATCAAGTTATAGACGCTAACTTTTTCCAGCACAGACCTTTCATGAATAATGCTGTTAAAGAACTCAAAATAAATTTAGTTCCATTAAATACAATTTATTTAAACACATTAGGACTTTTTTCTAAAAAGTTTAAGTCAATTAATGAAATTCCCCAAAATGCCACTGTAACTATTGCTAATGATGTGATTAATAATGACCGAGGTTTACGCTTATTAGCAGCTAACGGTTTAATTAAACTAAAGGAAAATGCTCCACAATTTGTTACCCAACGAGATATTGCAGCTAATCCGAAAAATTTACGAATTAAAGAAGTTGAAGGTGTACAAGTTGTACGTGCTATTAATGATGTAGATTTTATCGTGTCCTCGGCTCAGACTGTGGCACTTGCAGGCATAGAACCTAATTCTATGGGCAAAGAAACAGCGAAGGATAAGAAATACGCTTTAGCATTAGTTACATTACAGGGCAGAGAAAACGAACCTAAGATTCAAAAGTTAAACCAGTTACTTGTTCATCCCAGTGTTAAAGAGTTTATCAATAATGAATATAAGGGAAGACTCATACCCGTCTTTTAG
- a CDS encoding methionine ABC transporter permease encodes MEGQELIDSLLLATGETFYMVGISALVAIFLGLPLGLFLVMTGPGNLLDFPQLHKVLGAIVNTGRSFPFIILLVVLTPLTRLIVGTSIGSTAALVPLTLAAIPFFGRIAETSILEVDKGLIEAAQAIGCNYWQIVLKVLIPEALPSLILGMTILVVSLLNSSAMAGAVGGGGLGNLAIQYGYQRFDVGVMFSTIVVLIALVQIIQFLGDLIAQRMRKR; translated from the coding sequence ATGGAAGGACAAGAATTAATAGATAGTTTGTTGCTTGCAACTGGCGAAACCTTTTACATGGTAGGTATCTCTGCTTTAGTTGCCATATTTTTAGGCTTACCTTTGGGTTTATTCCTAGTAATGACAGGCCCAGGTAACTTATTGGACTTTCCCCAACTGCATAAAGTGCTGGGTGCGATCGTCAACACTGGGCGATCGTTTCCTTTTATTATTTTGCTTGTCGTTTTAACACCACTCACCCGTCTAATTGTTGGTACTTCCATTGGTAGCACTGCGGCTTTAGTTCCCCTCACTCTCGCCGCCATCCCATTTTTTGGACGTATTGCTGAAACTAGTATTTTAGAAGTTGATAAGGGACTAATAGAAGCTGCCCAAGCAATAGGGTGTAATTATTGGCAAATCGTGCTTAAAGTTTTGATTCCCGAAGCTTTACCCTCATTGATATTAGGCATGACTATTTTGGTTGTGAGTTTACTTAATTCTTCTGCAATGGCTGGTGCTGTTGGTGGCGGTGGATTAGGTAATTTGGCAATTCAATACGGCTACCAACGCTTCGATGTAGGAGTAATGTTTTCCACCATTGTGGTTTTGATTGCACTAGTACAAATTATTCAATTTTTAGGTGATTTAATTGCCCAACGGATGAGAAAGCGTTGA